The following are encoded in a window of Rosa chinensis cultivar Old Blush chromosome 4, RchiOBHm-V2, whole genome shotgun sequence genomic DNA:
- the LOC112199711 gene encoding uncharacterized protein LOC112199711 gives MPASSFKDKSSVRKVKFPFLLPGGKVTLLGSCNGLVFLVVQINFGEYFYTCNPSTGLFKQLPSPGSDEDHLSYIGGGGVDYVSATDDYKVLTAYFEEYEEVEVIQMFSLRAQGWTRIEDPGETGSLCLSYSVALSNEALHWLNYEQDQIFAFDLAKEELRTMLVPNFFQVPSPVLRFLMEGACVYRFIGWVLVTLLISG, from the coding sequence ATGCCGGCATCGTCGTTTAAAGACAAATCCTCGGTTAGGAAGGTGAAATTCCCTTTCCTCCTACCGGGTGGTAAGGTGACACTGCTGGGCTCTTGCAACGGATTGGTATTTCTAGTTGTTCAGATTAACTTTGGCGAATATTTTTATACATGTAACCCATCAACTGGATTGTTTAAACAATTACCATCCCCGGGCTCAGATGAGGATCACCTAAGCTATattggtggtggcggtgttGACTATGTTTCGGCCACTGACGACTACAAAGTTCTCacagcctactttgaagaatatgaggaaGTTGAAGTGATCCAGATGTTCTCATTGAGAGCTCAGGGTTGGACAAGAATTGAAGACCCAGGGGAGACCGGCAGCCTGTGTCTCAGTTATTCTGTGGCTCTTTCCAATGAGGCACTTCACTGGCTAAATTACGAACAAGATCAAATATTTGCTTTTGATCTTGCAAAAGAGGAGTTACGGACAATGCTAGTGCCTAATTTTTTTCAAGTTCCATCCCCTGTATTGAGGTTTCTCATGGAGGGTGCCTGTGTGTATCGCTTTATCGGATGGGTACTTGTGACTCTATTGATTTCTGGGTGA